A region from the Melanotaenia boesemani isolate fMelBoe1 chromosome 11, fMelBoe1.pri, whole genome shotgun sequence genome encodes:
- the LOC121649308 gene encoding alpha-(1,3)-fucosyltransferase 7, translating into MIASASRALIFFLLLLSSLSLLFYHRWFDWRLFKHQNQPPAPRRNISILLWHWPFGRSYSLDGDKCLEMYNISSCFLTDNTSTFSTADVVVFHHQELSRGVVVLPVHLHRPVSQRWVWMSLEPPVNNANLQQLNGLFNWTMSYRRDADISVPYGKTILGAGDQLYQTPSNRSCLVSWVVSKYLPTQARSVVYQSLRKYIPIQVFGRWNNKPLPEKRLLSTISNCLFYLSFENSEAKDYISEKLWRNAFQARVIPVVLGPSRDTYKALTPPHSFIHVSDFRRTADLAAYLKHVASDRRVYEEYFQWHRTHRVKTYTDWRERLCHICVNYSSLPTRKVYQDLEGWVHK; encoded by the coding sequence ATGATCGCGTCTGCATCCAGAGCactcatcttcttcctcctcctcctcagttcCCTCTCTCTACTATTCTACCACCGATGGTTTGACTGGAGGCTCTTTAAGCATCAGAACCAGCCTCCTGCTCCTCGGAGAAATATCAGCATCCTGCTGTGGCACTGGCCTTTCGGACGCTCTTACAGCCTGGATGGGGACAAATGTCTGGAGATGTACAACATCAGCAGTTGTTTCCTGACGGATAACACCTCCACCTTCTCCACCGCCGACGTGGTGGTGTTCCACCACCAGGAGCTGAGCAGAGGTGTGGTGGTTCTGCCTGTCCACCTCCATCGGCCGGTCTCCCAGCGCTGGGTGTGGATGTCCCTGGAGCCCCCCGTCAACAATGCAAACCTCCAGCAGCTTAACGGCCTCTTCAACTGGACGATGAGCTATCGACGTGATGCTGATATCTCGGTCCCTTATGGAAAAACGATACTCGGAGCTGGAGACCAGCTCTATCAGACCCCTTCTAATCGCTCCTGCCTGGTCAGCTGGGTGGTCAGCAAATACCTGCCAACCCAGGCTCGTTCTGTTGTTTACCAGAGTCTGAGAAAGTATATCCCCATTCAGGTGTTTGGAAGGTGGAATAACAAACCTCTGCCAGAGAAGAGGCTGCTTTCCACCATCTCAAACTGTCTTTTTTACCTTTCCTTTGAGAACTCAGAGGCCAAAGATTACATCAGTGAGAAGCTGTGGAGGAACGCCTTTCAAGCAAGGGTCATCCCCGTGGTTCTCGGTCCAAGCAGGGACACCTACAAGGCCTTGACCCCTCCCCATTCCTTCATTCATGTATCTGATTTCAGGAGAACAGCGGATCTGGCTGCTTACCTAAAGCATGTGGCCTCAGACAGACGAGTCTACGAGGAATACTTCCAGTGGCATCGTACTCACAGAGTCAAAACCTACACTGACTGGAGAGAGCGGCTGTGCCACATCTGTGTTAACTACTCCAGTTTACCAACCAGAAAGGTTTACCAGGACCTGGAGGGCTGGGTTCACAAATAA